CTTCGCCCGCTTCCCGGACGTCACGGCCGACGAGTACGCGCGGGTCACCACGGTGACCTACCTCGGCTGCGTCAACGGCACGCGGACCGCCCTCCGGCGCATGCGCCCGCGCGGCTCCGGAGTCGTCGTCCAGGTCGGCTCCGCGCTCGGCGAGGCGTCCGTACCCCTCCAGGCGGCCTACTGCGGGGCCAAGCACGCGATCAACGGCTTCACCGCCGCCGTCCGGATGGAGCTCCGGCACGAGCGCAGCGACGTGGCCGTCACCGTCGTCCAGCTCCCCGCCCTCAACACCCCGCAGTTCTCCTGGGCCCTCTCGCGGCTGCCCCGCCGCCCGCGCCCCGTGGCGCCGGTCTACCAGCCGGAGGTGGCGGCCCGCGCCGTGGTGTACGCCGCCCGCCATCCGCGCCGCGCGGAGTACCGGGTGGGGGCCTCCACGGCCGGCACCGTGCTCGCGCACCGGCTCGCCCCCGCCCTCCTGGACCGCTACCTCGCCCGTACCGGATACGACGCCCAGCAGACCGACGAGCGCGCACGGGCCGTGGCCCCGCACAACCTGTGGGAGCCCCTCGACGGCCCCCGGGGCCGGGACTACGGCACCCACGGCTCCTTCGACCAGGAGGCCGCCGACCGGTCGCCGTACACCGTGGCGGCACGGCACCGCCTCCTGCTGTCGGCGGCGGCCGGTGCGGCACTGGTCACGGCCCGTGCGCTGCGCACCCGGGCGGCACGGACCTGACACCGACGGACTTGGCACCGAGGGATCTGGCACCGGGGGATCTGGCACCGGCGGACCTGTCACGGGCGGATCCGACCACCGGCGGACCGGAAGGCCGGGCCGGTCCTCACGGCCGCGGCAGGGGCGCGCGCAGGGCGCTCTCGCCCCGCGACCAGGCGTCCATCACCCGGTCACCGAGCCGCTCCTCCAGGAGGCAGGTCGCGGCGATGCCGAAGGAGACGTCCGGAGCGAGGTCCGGTTCGTCGTCGAGGAGGCCGCCGACGACCTCGCGGCGCACGAGCTGCTCGTGGACGGCGTCGGCCTCCACGTGCTCCTCGTAGTACCGCTCCGCGGCCGGTCCCGCGCCGGTCCTGCGCATCGCCGCGGCGATGCGGGAGGCGGCGGGCGGCGAGGCCGTCTCCAGGGCGGCGAAGTGCCCCACGAGCGCCCCGCGCAGCCTCCGGTGCAGGCCGAACAGCGACATGAGGTTCGAGGCCGCGAGGACCTCGGCGCCGGCCATGTCCACATGGCGGCCGTAGGCGGGGTCGAGCCCCAGGTCGGCCATCAGCTCCGCGTAGAGCCGGGAGTGCATCCGTTCCGCCCGCCCGCACCCGTACTCGTCGTACTCGACGGCCACCATCGCCGCCTTGGCGCGGCCCCGCAGCCGGGGGACCACCCACAGGTGCGGATCGGCCTCCCGCAACTGGTGCACGGAGCGCAGCGCGACGTACTCGCGCAGGTGCCACGACTCGCCCGAGGACATCAGGAAATGGGAGACGCCCGTGCCGTCGACCGGCTCCATGAGCAGGACGGCCAGCGCCTCGTCGACGTTCGGGCGGTGGCGGCAGTCGTGGCGCAGCGCGCTCTCGAAGCGGTGCTCGAGCAGGGCCCGGACCCTGAGCAGGTCGGGATCCCACTCCAGGGTGTCGGGGACGCCCGCGAAGCCCCGGTAACAGAGCTCGTAGCAGAGGTGGAGGGCGAGCTGGAGATCCTCCCCGTACGGTGAACAGCGCGCGATGTCGGCGGCCCGGGGCAGATCGCCGGGGCCGCCGCCGAGCAGCCGGTTCCGGACCCCCCGGGAGACCTCGCCGCGGGCCTCGGGGGCCTCCGGCTGGGCCGCGACGTCCGGAGTGAGCAGGGTCATGACGTCTCCGCCTCCTCGGCCGGGTCCCGCGGTGCGCGCCGAGCACCTCGCGGGCGGGGGTCCCGGAGGCGCGGACGGTGGCTCGTGTCGCAGAACGGCGCCCGCAGGCTCCGCCGGCACGTGCAGAGCGCCATCACGGGCCGCTCGCAGAGGATCACCGACCCGTCCGGCATGACGATCTCCGCGGGTCCCTCCACGAGCAGCGGACCCTCGGGGAGCGGACGGAACCGTGGCGGGGACGTCCGGGGCCGGACGCTCCCGAGGCCGGCGGCGCCGCCGGCCTCCGGGACCCTCACTCGCGGGGCGCTCTCGTTCGGGGAAGCAGACATCACCCACACCACCCATCGGCTCGGACCGCGTCGGTACGTCGCGACTGCCCCGGCTCCCGGTTCCGAATCACGCCCGGCAGGCGCGGATCACCACGAGCTCCTCGGCACCCGCGCCCGGAGGGATCAGCCCCCGGGCCGCGAACCAGTCCGCCCGGGCCGCCATCACGGGCCCGAACGGCTCGGTGCGCCGCTCGACGACACGGGCCCGCAGCCCGCCGCGCGCGAGCGCGTCGAGGGTGGCGGCGACCCCGGAGAGCGAGGACTGGACGAGGAGCAGGACCCCGGACGGCGCCAGGAGGCCCGGGGCCCGTGCGCAGACGCGGTCCAGGAGCAGCCGGCCGTCGGTGCCGGCGTCCCAGCTCCGCCGCGCGCCGCGCACGGGAGCCCCCGGGTCCTCGCTGGGTACGTAGGGCGGGTTCACGGTGACGAGGTCGAAGCGTTCGCGCGCCACCGGCGCGTCCAGGTCGCCGCGCAGCGTCCGGATCCGGCAGCCGTGCAACAGCGCGTTGAGCCGGGAGGCGGCGATCGCGGCGCGCGAGATGTCGACGGCGGTGGCCCGCGCGCCCCGCAGGGCGGCGAGGACCGCGAGGACGCCGGTGCCCGTGCACAGGTCGAGCGAGCGCATCCCGGGCCGCAGCTCCTCGCGCCGCAGCCGGGCCGCCAGGAGCGCGGTGTCCGCCTGGGGCGCGTACACGCCGGGAAGACGGCACATCCGCAGGGTGCCCGCGGAGTCCCCGCGGCCGGGCGCCGGGGCGAGCGGGACGGCGTGACCCACGCCGGTCAGCTCCCCGTCGTGGCGGCGGCCAGCGCGTCGACCACCGCGCCGAACCGGCGGTGCCGGAGGAAGACCGCGCGCTGACGCGCGGCGCCGCCGCCGTCCGCGCGGATCCGCTCCCACTGCTCCCAGGCCCAGTCGGTGTCGCCGGCGGAGTCGAGGCCGGGCTGGGCGAGGACGAGGAGGGCTTCGAGGAGTTCCGCGGCGGGCCGCTCCCGGCCGTCGACCGGATCGAGACCGTTCCCCGTGATGCCCTGGACGGCGGCGAGCCGATGGGCCCGGAGCAGGATCGGGTCGGGTACCGGCGGCGGGGGGACGCGGGCGTCGACGCGGTCCAGCAGCGTGGCGGCGAGACCGCGGACCAGGATCGCGAGCAGCACCACCGTGTCCAGGTCGGCGTTGGTGTCGGCGACCCGGATCTCCAGGGTCGGCACGTGCTCCGAGGGCCGGGCGTGCCAGTACACCATGCGGTCGTCCAGGAGCGTCCCGTCCTCGACCAGGCGCGCCACATGGGCGAGGTACCGGGGCTCGTCGAGCATCGGCGTCGGGCCGACGGTCGGCCACCTCGCGTGCTCGACGGCGCGCCGGCTCTGGTAGCCGGTGTCGTACCCGCGGGCGTAGGGCGAGTTCGCGGCCAGCGCCTGGAGCACGGGCAGCCAGGGCCGCATGTGCTGGGCGAGCGCGAGGGCGCGTCCGCGGTCGAGGGTGCCGACGTGGATGTGGCATCCGCAGACGAGCCCGTCGTCGCGGGCGATTCCGTCCGGGCGGGTGACGAGGGAGGCGAAGCGGCGGGCCATCAGCCGGTACCGCTCGGTGTCGGTCACCGTCAGGGGCTCCTCGGGCGGCAGTACGGGAGTGCCGGAGGCGATCGGCACGCAGTGCACGTCCCGGGCCGCCGCGCCCACCGTCGCGCGCAGCCGGGAGAGCTCGTCGCGCAGGTCCCGGCGGCTCGCCGTGGCCCGCGTGCAGATCTCGACCTGTGCGTTGAAGAACTCGGTCTGGAGCTGTGGGCCGAGCTCGCGGCCCGCCCGCCGGATGACCTCCGGCGCCCGGTTGACCGGGGCCCTCGTCGCCCGGTCGACCAGGACGAACTCCTCCTCGACACCCATCGTGAGGATCTTCATCTCGGGCTCCTCCTCGCCTCGGCGCGCGACTACCCGCCCCCGGGCCCGCCATGCCGCCGCCCGCCCGACCGCCGCGGGCCGTCATCCCGTCCATCCGGCGGCCGCGCGGCCGTTTCGGGGCGGCGCCCGGCGGGCACACGCCCGCGCGTCAGCGGCACGCACCGGACACGCTACGCCCCCGGGCACGCGTCGGCACCGGCACGCGTCGGCACCGGCACCGGCACGCGTCGGCACGGGCCGGGCGGGGCCGCTGTCGGGAGGTGCGTGATGACCGGTACCGGCGACCGGGGGGCTTCCCCCGAGGCGTACGACGCCACCCCCTACCTGCCGAGCCGCGGCGGACTCCCGGCCCACCGCAGGGCGGCGGCGGAGTGCCGGGGCTGCCCCCTCCACCGCGACGCGACCGGGACCGTCTTCGGCCGCGGCGACCCGGACGCGCGGCTGATGCTGGTCGGCGAGCAACCGGGCGACCAGGAGGACCGCGAGGGCGTCCCCTTCGTGGGGCCCGCCGGACGGCTGCTCCACCGCGCCCTGGCGGAGGCGGGGATCGACGAGAAGGACCTGTACGTCACCAACGCGGTCAAGCACTTCAAGTTCACCCGCGAGGAGACCCGCGGGCGCCGCATCCACAAGACGCCCACCCTCCGCGAGACCCGCGCCTGCCGGCCCTGGCTCATGGCCGAACTCCACCTGGTCTCACCCGAGTTGATCGTCGCCCTCGGGGCCACCGCCGGTCGGGCCCTGCTCGGCCCGGACTTCCGCGTCGGCACGGACCGGGGCGTGCCGAGACCGCTGCCCGGCGCCGGGGACGGCACCCGGGTCCTCGCGACCGTCCACCCCTCGGCCGTCCTGCGCGCCCCGGACCGCCAGGAGATGTACGCGGGACTCGTCGCCGACCTCCGTACCGCGGCGGACGCCCTGTGAACGCACGCACGCGGTTCGGCCCGGCGGCAGCGGGCAGTCGCGACGGGAGGGGGCACGACCGGAAGGGAGGCGGATCCCATGCGTGGGCACGCCGACGACAGGAGGAAGGTACGGGGCCGAGGACTCGACGACGAGGAGTTCCGGTCGCTGATGAGGGAGGCACACGCCGAGGCGCGGCGTCGCTTCATCGGCCGGCCACCCCGGACCGAACCCGAACTCGCCCTGCGCACCCAGCACGCCGAGTTCGGTGCCGCCGCCCACTGAAGGCGCTTCGGGTGCCCGGGATCCCGCAGGACCGTGCCGACCGCGCACCCTCCCATGCCGCACCTCTCGGGAGGAGCGAACCGATGGACGCACGCAGGAACGAGCCCGTGGCCGAGCGCGCGAGCGTGCTCGCGAGCAGGGAGGAGCTGAGGGACCACCCCTCCGACGACCCGGTGCACCCGCCGGCGGAGCGGCCGGGCACGAGCGGTTCCCGCCGTTCGCCCGAACAGGGCGAGGAACGGAGCAGCGACCGCTGACCGCCTCCCATGATCCGCTTCCCACTCCCTTGGTGGACACCATGGACCTCGACTTCCTCAAACCCCTCCTGGAACGCCCCGGCCCCTGGGCCTCCGTCTTCGTCGAGACCCGCCGGGACACCGAGGACGGGGCACAGATGCAGAAGCTCCGTGACCGCGCCGTCGCCCGGCAGCTCGTCGAGGAGGGCGCGGATCCGGCCACCGTCGGCGCGGTCGCCGAACGGCTCCGCGCCGAGCCGACCTCCGGAGCACCGCCCGGACGCGCCCTCTTCGCCGCGGCCGGGGAGATCGTGCTCGACCTTCCCCTGACGGCGGCCCCGCCCGGCGTCGAGGCGACGTGGTCGAGCCTCCCGCACATCGCGCCGCTCCTGTACCTGCGGAGCGACGAACCGGCCTGCCATGTGGCCCTCATCGACCGCACCGGCGCCGACCTCGAACTGCGCGGTCCCCTGGGCACGGAGGACACGGGCCGGGCCGAGGGGAAGCAGTGGCAGGGCCGGGGCCACCGCAGCCTCCCCGCCGACCGGTACGAATGGCACTACAACAACAAGGTCGAGAACGCCTGGGAGGAGACGGCCGACATCATCGCCGCCGAGCTCGTGCGGCGCTGCCCGCCGGACGCCGGCACCCTCCTCGTCCTGGCCGGCGACGCCCGCGAGCGCAAGGCGGTACGGGACCGGCTCCCGCAGCAGCTGCGGAGCAACGCCGTCGAGGTCGAGCACGGCAGCCGGGCCCCCGGAGCGTCCGCCGAACTCCTCGACCGCGAGATCGAGGAAGCGCGTTCACGGTACGCACGGGAACGCGTGCGCAGCGCCCTCGACGAGTTCCGCAGAGGACGCGGACGGCCCGGTGAGCACCGTCCGGGCCCCATGGACGGCGCCCCCGGTCCGGCCGCCGAAGGCGTTCCGGCGGTGGTGGAGGCCGTCCGCGAGCACCGGATCGCCACCCTGCTGCTCGGGCACGACGCCGTGGAGGCGGGCCGCCCGGTCTGGGTCGGCCCCGGCGCGTACGACATCGCCGTGGGCCGTACCGAGGCGAAGAACTGGGGGATCCGCCGCCCGGAGGAGGCACGCGCCGACGACGCCCTGCTGCGCGCCTGCGTCGCCGCCGACTCCGAAGCCCTCCTGGTACCCGAGGAGACGACGGGCCCGGCCGGCGGTCTCGGCGCGGTCCTGCGCTGGAACGCCTGACCCGCCGCCGAGGAGTTCCGGCGCGCCTCCCGCGCCGGAACTCCGCGTGGTACGCCCGGCGGCCCCGGACGGTCGCCCCACGGGCGGCCGCCGAGAGGAGCGATCATGCACGTTCGTTCGTACTGGATGGAGTCCGCGCCGCCCGGCGTCGTCCGGCCGCCCCTGGAGGGCGACCTCACCGCCGACGTGGTCGTGGTCGGAGCCGGCATCGCCGGACTCTGCACCGCCCGCGAGCTCGCCCGCGCCGGGCGCGACGTCGTGGTCCTCGAAGCGGACAGGATCGCGGCCGGGGTCTCCGGACACACCACCGGCAAACTGACCTCCCTGCACGGCCTGTGTTACGAGCGCCTGCGCGAGGGCCGGGGAGAGGCGGAGGCCGCGGCGTACGCCGCAGCCCAGGAGGACGCCCTGCGCGAGGTGTCGCGCTTCTGCGGGGAGCGGGGCATCGACGCGGAGATCGAGCGCCGGCCCGCGTACACGTACACCCTCGACGAGGCGCGCGCCGGGACGATCCGGGCGGAGGCGGCGGCCGCCGCCGCGGCGGGCCTGCGGGCCACGGCGGTGACCCGGACGGACCTGCCGTACCCGGTCGCCGCCGCCGTCCGGGTCGAGGACCAGGCGCAGTTCCATCCCCGCCGCTTCCTGCTCGCCCTGGCGGACGACCTGGTCGCGCTCGGCGGCCGCGTCCACGAGTTCACCCGGGTCACCGGCCTGCAGGAGGGCGCCGACTGCCGCCTCGCCCTGGAGGGCGGCGGCACGGTCCACGCCCGGGACGTCGTCCTCGCCACCCACTTCCCGATCCACTGTCACACCACCCTCCTCATGCGGCTCTCCGTACGCCGCGAGCTGGTCGTCGCCGCCCCCGTGGAGGAGCACCAGGCCCCGTACGGGATGTACCTGACGGTCGACCAGGGCGTCCGGTCGGTGCGGACCGCCCCGCTCGGCGAGGGCCGGCGGCTGCTGATCGTCGCGGGAGAGGGGTTCACACCCGGCAGCGGAGGCGTCCCCGAGCGGTACGCCCGCCTGGAGGGCTGGGCGCGCGACCGGCTGCCGGGCTTCGCCGACGCGCCGACGGTCCACCGGTGGGCCGCCCAGGACGTCCACACGACCGACGGACTGCCCTGCGTCGGCCATGAACACCCCGACACCCAGCACGTGTACGTCGCCACCGGATTCGGCGGCTGGGGCCTCAGCAACGGCGTCGCCGCGGGTCGCCTGCTCACCGCCCACCTGACGGGCGCCCCGCGCCCGGCCTGGACGGAACTCTTCGACCCGCGCCGCGTCCTGCCCGTCCGCGAACTCCCCGAGGTCGTCCGCCGGCAGGCCGGTGTGGCCCGCCACTACGCGGCCGGCCTGCGGCACGGCCGACGCTGCACGCACATGGGCTGCGAACTGGGCTTCGACGAGACCGAGCAGACCTGGCAGTGCCCCTGCCACGGCTCGCGCTTCGCCTCCGACGGCACGGTCCTCCAGGGCCCGGCCACCCGCCCCCTGGAGGACTGACCGCCCGGCCCGCCACCGGCAGGGCACCCGCCCCGCGCCGCCTCCCGCCCGTCGAAAGCCGATCGCCCGTCAGGAAGCCGTGTTCCGCCCGTTCCGCCAGTTGGTCGGGATTCGGTGAAACCTTGCAGCTCCTCGTACCGTCCTCTCACCAGGGAGATGGACAGCAGACGGGGAGTGGGGGATTCCATGGGGCAGGGCAAGTACACCGCGCACATAGCCGTGGTGGCTTCGGCGGTCGGGCTGAGCCTGGCGGTATGGGGTGCCGCGGCGCTGATGGACAATGAGGCCGCCGCGGGGATGGGGGGCGCACCGACCTCGCAGTCGCCCGACGCGAAGCCCGGGGCACCGGCCCGGGTGACACCGCGGAAGGTGCCCGAGAGCATCGCGCACGCCGCCGAGGCGGGGGGTTCGGCCGTGAACATCACGATAGACGACGGCCCCGACCCGCGGTGGACGCCGCAGATGCTCGACATCCTCAAGCAGAACGACGTCAAGGCCGTGTTCTGCATGGTCGGCCCGATGGCCAAGGCGCACCCCGACATCGTCAAGAGGGTCGTCGCGGAGGGCCACAAGCTCTGCGACCACACGGTGTCCCACGACACCACGATGGACAAGAAGCCCTTCGCGTACCAGAAGCAGGAGATCCTCGACGCGAAGAAGATGATCGACGACGCGTCCGGGGGAGCGAGGATCGACTACTACCGGGCGCCCGGCGGCGCGTTCACCCCGGCCAGCCGGCACCTCGCCGCCGGCCTGGGGATGCGGCCGCTCGGCTGGAACGTGGACACGAAGGACTTCGAGCAGCCGGGCACGGCCTCGATCGTCAACACCGTCAAGAACGAGCTGTCCAACGGGCCCACGATCCTCTTCCACGACGGCGGCGGCGACCGCAGCCAGAGCGTCGCGGCCCTGCGGCAGGTGCTGCCGTGGCTCAAGGAGAACGGACACGCCTTCAGCTTCCCGGTCGTGACGACCCCCTGAGACCCGTACGCCTGCCCCACGGCCCGAAATCCGCATGCACCGGGCCGTGCGGGGCTGGCAGCATGCCCGAATGGTCCACGCTCTCGAACATCTGGTCGTCCGGCACACCCATCGCCTTCCCCTCCCCACGGCAACGGCCGGGGGCGGCCGCGGCGATGTCGCGGCGCGGCGGTTCGACGCCGCCCTGATGTCGGTCGGGTTCAAGCTGTCGGCCGGGCTGCTCGAAAAGCTGTCCCGGCTGCCGGAGGAGACGGTCCTCGCCGTCGCCGCCCGCACCCTCGACACCGTCCGCGAGATCGTCGGCGACCACGTCCGGCACAACGTGTACTTCGTCGACTTCCCGGCCAACGTGCCCGACACCTTCGACTTTTGGAGGTGCTGCGTCGCCGAGGCCCTCGGCGACGACACCGTGCGCCCCGGGGTGATCGAGCGGCTGCGCGCCGGCGTGCTCGACCTCCTCACCCTCCCCTCGTACGGCACCTACCGCCACACGTACGAGCAGATGCTCGCCGCGCACGACGAACTGATCGCCGCGGCGGGCGACCGCATGACGGTCCTGCACCCCGGCGGCACCCCCGACGAGGAGACCACCGCCCTCTATCTGTCCCTGGCCGGAAGCACCACCCCGCTCGGCGACGAGCACCTGCGCGACCTCGCGCTCCTCGCCGCCCACCGGGCAGACGGACCCCAGCCCGAGGCGATCCCGGTCCGGGAGCACCGCGCCGTCGTCAACCGGGCCCGCCTCGACGCCGGCGCGGACCTCCTCCTGGACACGGTCACCGACGTCCTGCGCCTGGCCTGCGCCCTCTCCGGCGGCGACGTCGGTCTGCGCGAGCCGACCCGGTTCCGCGCGCTGTCCCGGCCCGTCCGCCGCGCCCTGCTCGGCAGCCTCGACGCCGTCGTCGCCGAAGCCCCCGCCAAGCTCGCCGACGTCGCCGCGCACCGCGAGGCGTGGAAGCGCCTCGGCGAGCGGCTGCACCCGCACGAGTACCCGCGGTGGCCGCACGCGGCCGAGGTCTTCGCCGTCGCCCGCGGCGAGAAGAAGGCACCCTCCTTCGACAGCCGCGTCGAGGAACTCCTCGGCCGCGGCGACGTCATCGGGGCGGCCGAACTCCTGACCTCCGCCCCCGGCAGGCTGCTGCGCGCCCTGGACCGGCTCCTGCGCGCGGCGGACGGGCGGAAGGAACTCGACGCCGTCCTCACCGCGTTCGAGAGCGCCGTCCCCCATGCCTCCGGCCGCGTCGTGCTCTCCCTCCGCGAGCACGTCCAGAACCGCACGGGGACGGCGGGGGAGCGGCGGGTCTTCGTCAACCGGGTCGGCGCCGCCTGGGTCACCGCCGACACCCGGCCGCCGCTGCCGCCCGCCGTACGGGAGCGGCTGTGCGCCGTCCTCGACGCCGAGACCCGGCGCCGCCTCCCCGCCCCGGGACACCTGCTCGTCGACCCCGCCGTCCTGGACGTGGCGCTCCCGCTCAGCGGCCGGGCGACCGCGGCGGGGCTCGGCGTCCTGCCGCGCGGCTCCGTCTCGCCCGTCGAGGGCGAGCTGCTGCGCTTCTTCACGTACTGGAAGCAGACCGCGCGCAGGACCGACTACGACCTGTCGGCGCTGGTCCTGGACGAGGACTACGCGACCGTCACCTGGCTCTCGTACACGGCCCTCACCGCCGTCGAGGGCGCGCACTCCGGCGACATCACCGACGCGCCCGAGGGCGCCTCGGAGTTCATCGACCTGCGGCTCGGCGCCGTCCGCGGCAGCTACATCGTCCCGCAGGTGAACCTCTACTCCGGGGAGGACTTCGAGGAGGTCGAGGAGTCGTTCTTCGGCTTCATGCTGCGCGAGACCGAGCAGAAGGGCCGCCCGTTCGAGCCGCGCACGGTCCGGATGAAGTCCGACCTGCGCGGTCCCGGCCGGGTCGCGCTGCCGCTCGCCTTCGAACGCGGCGAGGACGGCGGCTGGCGCGCACGCTGGCTGCACCTGTACCTGCGGGGCGCCCCGTCCGCGAACCGGGTCGAGGAGAACCGGGTGTCGGTGGCGGTACTGCTCCGGGGGCTGCTCGCCCGCACCCCGCTGACGGTCCGCCACCTCGTCGACCTGATGGGCCCCGAGGCCACCGCCACGACCTGGTGGGACGGCTCGACGCCGCCGGACGGACCCGTCACGTACATCGGTCTGGAGCGGCCCGCCGGCCTGCCGCCGGGCTCGCGCGTCCTCACGCCCGAAAATCTGCGCGACCTGATCCCCGCCTGACTGCTACGGTCGTCCCGGGCGAGGCCATGAAGAGGCTTCCTTCTCAAAACCCCTTGAAATAGCCTCTTCGCTTTCCTCGCCCCTCTGCTTGTACGGAGGGACCCCCGTTCGGACGGTGAGAGCGGGGGCCGACCGTGTCCCACGGCAGGTCGGCCCGTTGTGAGGGTGTGACCTCAACACGACGCATCTCCTCGATCCTCGCCGTCGCCGCCGCGTTCTCGTGTCTCGGCGCCGCCGGGGCCTCCGCCGCGAACGCCGCCGAAGCCACCGGACCGCTCGGCCCCAAGATCAACCCGGTCAGCGAGCTCGACGCCCTCACCATGACCGGCATCCCCGAGGAGTCCCGCGGGCGCTTCCCCGGCGTGGCCAGTCAGCTGAGCGGCCTCAGCCGGGTGAACGAGCTGGGGCAGCTGCGCCAGCTGACCGACCTCGCGGCCCCGGCCACCGGGCTGCTCCCCGAGATCTCCACCTGACCGACCCGATACGACCCGCTCCGAAGGTCCGGTGCCCCGAGGGCGCCGGACCTTCGCCGTGTCAGGGCCTGGCGGCCGTCTCCCGCACGGGGTGCCTGCTCAGGATCGAGACCCGGTTGAAGGCGTTGATGGTGATCGCCACCCAGATGACCGCCGAGATCTCGTCGTCGTTCAGGGACCCGCGGGCGGTGTCGTACGCACGCTCCTGCGCGAGGACGTCGGCGGGGGCGGTGGTGGCCTCCGCGAGGGCCAGGGCCGCGCGCTCCCGTGCCGTGAAGAGCTCGGTGTCGCGCCAGGCGGCGAGCACGCCCAGGCGGCGGGTCGTCTCGCCGGCGCGCAGGGCGGCCCTGGTGTGCACGTCGAGGCAGTACGCGCAGCCGTTGATCTGGGACACACGGAGGTTGACGAGCTCCACCAGGATGCGGTCGAGCCCCGCGGCGGCGGCCGTCGTGCGCACGGCCTCGGCCGTCTGGACCAGCGCGTGGTAGGCCATGGGACTCTGCTTGTCGACGTAGACCCGCCCGTCCGCCGGGGCTCCTGCCGTGTCGCTCACCGTGCGCTCCTTCCCGAGGCCCGATGACCTCGTC
The DNA window shown above is from Streptomyces vietnamensis and carries:
- a CDS encoding FAD-dependent oxidoreductase, which gives rise to MHVRSYWMESAPPGVVRPPLEGDLTADVVVVGAGIAGLCTARELARAGRDVVVLEADRIAAGVSGHTTGKLTSLHGLCYERLREGRGEAEAAAYAAAQEDALREVSRFCGERGIDAEIERRPAYTYTLDEARAGTIRAEAAAAAAAGLRATAVTRTDLPYPVAAAVRVEDQAQFHPRRFLLALADDLVALGGRVHEFTRVTGLQEGADCRLALEGGGTVHARDVVLATHFPIHCHTTLLMRLSVRRELVVAAPVEEHQAPYGMYLTVDQGVRSVRTAPLGEGRRLLIVAGEGFTPGSGGVPERYARLEGWARDRLPGFADAPTVHRWAAQDVHTTDGLPCVGHEHPDTQHVYVATGFGGWGLSNGVAAGRLLTAHLTGAPRPAWTELFDPRRVLPVRELPEVVRRQAGVARHYAAGLRHGRRCTHMGCELGFDETEQTWQCPCHGSRFASDGTVLQGPATRPLED
- a CDS encoding SDR family oxidoreductase, translating into MAGRTVVVTGASAGVGRAVARAFGEQGASVALLARGRRGLDAAAAEVEEAGGRALVIPVDMALATRVEEAAERVEKVLGPIDVWVNSAFTSVFARFPDVTADEYARVTTVTYLGCVNGTRTALRRMRPRGSGVVVQVGSALGEASVPLQAAYCGAKHAINGFTAAVRMELRHERSDVAVTVVQLPALNTPQFSWALSRLPRRPRPVAPVYQPEVAARAVVYAARHPRRAEYRVGASTAGTVLAHRLAPALLDRYLARTGYDAQQTDERARAVAPHNLWEPLDGPRGRDYGTHGSFDQEAADRSPYTVAARHRLLLSAAAGAALVTARALRTRAART
- a CDS encoding HemK2/MTQ2 family protein methyltransferase, which codes for MGHAVPLAPAPGRGDSAGTLRMCRLPGVYAPQADTALLAARLRREELRPGMRSLDLCTGTGVLAVLAALRGARATAVDISRAAIAASRLNALLHGCRIRTLRGDLDAPVARERFDLVTVNPPYVPSEDPGAPVRGARRSWDAGTDGRLLLDRVCARAPGLLAPSGVLLLVQSSLSGVAATLDALARGGLRARVVERRTEPFGPVMAARADWFAARGLIPPGAGAEELVVIRACRA
- a CDS encoding polysaccharide deacetylase family protein, yielding MGQGKYTAHIAVVASAVGLSLAVWGAAALMDNEAAAGMGGAPTSQSPDAKPGAPARVTPRKVPESIAHAAEAGGSAVNITIDDGPDPRWTPQMLDILKQNDVKAVFCMVGPMAKAHPDIVKRVVAEGHKLCDHTVSHDTTMDKKPFAYQKQEILDAKKMIDDASGGARIDYYRAPGGAFTPASRHLAAGLGMRPLGWNVDTKDFEQPGTASIVNTVKNELSNGPTILFHDGGGDRSQSVAALRQVLPWLKENGHAFSFPVVTTP
- a CDS encoding iron-containing redox enzyme family protein — its product is MTLLTPDVAAQPEAPEARGEVSRGVRNRLLGGGPGDLPRAADIARCSPYGEDLQLALHLCYELCYRGFAGVPDTLEWDPDLLRVRALLEHRFESALRHDCRHRPNVDEALAVLLMEPVDGTGVSHFLMSSGESWHLREYVALRSVHQLREADPHLWVVPRLRGRAKAAMVAVEYDEYGCGRAERMHSRLYAELMADLGLDPAYGRHVDMAGAEVLAASNLMSLFGLHRRLRGALVGHFAALETASPPAASRIAAAMRRTGAGPAAERYYEEHVEADAVHEQLVRREVVGGLLDDEPDLAPDVSFGIAATCLLEERLGDRVMDAWSRGESALRAPLPRP
- a CDS encoding CDGSH iron-sulfur domain-containing protein, with the translated sequence MSASPNESAPRVRVPEAGGAAGLGSVRPRTSPPRFRPLPEGPLLVEGPAEIVMPDGSVILCERPVMALCTCRRSLRAPFCDTSHRPRLRDPRPRGARRAPRDPAEEAETS
- a CDS encoding UdgX family uracil-DNA binding protein (This protein belongs to the uracil DNA glycosylase superfamily, members of which act in excision repair of DNA. However, it belongs more specifically to UdgX branch, whose founding member was found to bind uracil in DNA (where it does not belong), without cleaving it, appears to promote DNA repair by a pathway involving RecA, rather than base excision.), with the translated sequence MTGTGDRGASPEAYDATPYLPSRGGLPAHRRAAAECRGCPLHRDATGTVFGRGDPDARLMLVGEQPGDQEDREGVPFVGPAGRLLHRALAEAGIDEKDLYVTNAVKHFKFTREETRGRRIHKTPTLRETRACRPWLMAELHLVSPELIVALGATAGRALLGPDFRVGTDRGVPRPLPGAGDGTRVLATVHPSAVLRAPDRQEMYAGLVADLRTAADAL
- a CDS encoding carboxylate-amine ligase, with the translated sequence MKILTMGVEEEFVLVDRATRAPVNRAPEVIRRAGRELGPQLQTEFFNAQVEICTRATASRRDLRDELSRLRATVGAAARDVHCVPIASGTPVLPPEEPLTVTDTERYRLMARRFASLVTRPDGIARDDGLVCGCHIHVGTLDRGRALALAQHMRPWLPVLQALAANSPYARGYDTGYQSRRAVEHARWPTVGPTPMLDEPRYLAHVARLVEDGTLLDDRMVYWHARPSEHVPTLEIRVADTNADLDTVVLLAILVRGLAATLLDRVDARVPPPPVPDPILLRAHRLAAVQGITGNGLDPVDGRERPAAELLEALLVLAQPGLDSAGDTDWAWEQWERIRADGGGAARQRAVFLRHRRFGAVVDALAAATTGS